A genomic segment from Phoenix dactylifera cultivar Barhee BC4 unplaced genomic scaffold, palm_55x_up_171113_PBpolish2nd_filt_p 002800F, whole genome shotgun sequence encodes:
- the LOC120109792 gene encoding spidroin-1-like: MAVAWAGSMAGMAGLAGGMAGLAGHCCRAGQQAGQGLGSGKALAGGWGSGQVGSRLDRALGTAAGRPEAGHRLAGRLGTGLGRQGAGALWQGAGARQGACQGAGRAAWGLWQGGRQGLWHGCGMAVAWAGSMAGRAVMGWPGGMAGLAGHCCRAGAAGWARPWQWQGLGKAAGAAGRSAAGWTGRWARQQGGQRLGTGWQGAWAQGWAAGALGALWQALGGAAGGVPQ, translated from the exons ATGGCTGTGGCATGGGCTGGCAGCATGGCTGGCATGGCTGGGCTGGCAGGAGGCATGGCTGGGCTGGCAGGGCACTGCTGCAGGGCTGGGCAGCAGGCTGGGCAAGGCCTTGGCAGTGGCAAGGCCTTGGCAGGCGGCTGGGGCAGCGGGCAGGTCGGCAGCAGGCTGGACAGGGCGCTGGGCACGGCAGCAGGGCGGCCAGAGGCTGGGCACAGGCTGGCAGGGCGCCTGGGCACAGGGCTGGGCCGGCAGGGCGCTGGGGCGCTGTGGCAGGGCGCTGGGGCGCGGCAGGGGGCGTGCCAGGGCGCTGGCAGGGCGGCCTGGGGGCTGTGGCAGGGCGGCAGG CAAGGTCTTTGGCATGGCTGTGGCATGGCTGTGGCATGGGCTGGCAGCATGGCTGGCAGGGCTGTCATGGGCTGGCCAGGAGGCATGGCTGGGCTGGCAGGGCACTGCTGCAGGGCTGGGGCAGCAGGCTGGGCAAGGCCTTGGCAGTGGCAAGGCCTTGGCAAGGCGGCTGGGGCAGCTGGCAGGTCGGCAGCAGGCTGGACAGGGCGCTGGGCACGGCAGCAGGGCGGCCAGAGGCTGGGCACAGGCTGGCAGGGCGCCTGGGCACAGGGCTGGGCGGCAGGGGCGCTGGGGGCGCTGTGGCAGGCGCTGGGCGGCGCGGCAGGGGGCGTGCCCCAG